TAGCTCACTGCCTTTGACCGGTTTCTGGAAGAAATTCACCGCGCCAGCCTGCAGCGCTTCTACTGCCATAGGTACATCACCATGACCAGTAAGATAGATAACCGAAAGCGGGCTCTGTGCTTTCAACATCAGTTCATGAACTTGCTGGCCTCTCATCTCCGGCATTCTGCTATCGAGCACCACACACCCAGCTGCACTCAAATCAGCGGCATCAAGAAAACTCGGACCGTCTTGATAGGCAGACACCGTAAAATCATGCTCTTCCAGTAAGAACACCAATGAATCACGCATTGATTCATCGTCATCAACCACATAGACCGGCAACGTTTGATGAAGTTCAGACATAACAAGATTCCTCATGAATCATTTGAAAGAGAGAAAGGTAACGTCACCGCGACGTGACAACCATGTGGAGTGAGAGACGTAATGGTCATTTTACCGCTGTGGTCTTCGATCACGTCTTGGCATATCGCAAGCCCTAGACCCAGACCGTTTTCTTTGCTGCTCACAAAGGCTTGAGTCACTTGATGCTCGGTAAAATCTAATCCGGTGCCATTGTCGATAACCGACAACATCATTTTATCGGCTTGATACTCGGTAATCACTTTAATTGTCGCTGGCTCGGCGTTTTTGTTATCAATATCAGACATCGCGCGCTGCTGCTGGGCATTACACGCATCGGTCGCATTGTTGATAAGGTTGACTATCATTTGTTGGAGACCGACAGAGTCAATATAGAGCTCAATAGGTTGACCAACGACGTAGCGCTCAATGGTAATTTGGTGCTGTTCAAGGCGGAATTGCAGTAGCTCAATAGTGTCCGTTAGCAACTGCTCTATGTCGGTCTTTGACTTCTCTGCTGAGCGTTTCTTTATCATGTTTCTTAGGCGCTGAATGATCGCGTCTGCACGATCCACTTGTGATTGGATCTTCTCAAAGACCGGCTCAATATCGGTGATTGGTTTGTTTTTGGAAATACGTAGCAGACCACCTTCACTGTAGTTTCGAATAGCCGCCAAAGGTTGATTAATCTCGTGTGCGAGGCTGCTCCCCAACTCACCCACGACGGCAATGCGTTGAGAATGCTCTAGCTGTTCACTCTTACTCTTTAGCTTGTTAAGTGTCGCTTCTAACTGCTTTTTGCTGCGACTAAACTTATATTCCAACCAAAAGTGGTAAACATTCAAGAACACGACTAACAAGAAGAACGCCCATGCCCATTGCTGATTGTACTTAAGCCAGATTAACGCTTCTTTCCACCAAGGTTGTTGCAACGGGTGCATGTCAAGTTGCTGATAGAGCTTATCGATAGGCAGTAAACTGGTTGGTGAAGTCCAGCCTGAAGCATTCGCTGCAATGGCAGGCGCGCTGCTTTTCGGCATCGAAAATAGCACCTGACTCATTTGCTTAGCCAGTGAAGAAGAGGCTCGCTCCGTTTTGGCAAATGACCAATTGGAATACAGAGGTGTAGACACTTGGCATCGGAACCCTTCAGGCGCTTGGTTGCCGATGATGCGATATTGATCAGCCACCAACAATCCTTCACTGATCATGTTTTCAACCAAACATGCAGGAACCACTGCCGCTTCAATATGGCCTTCTCGCAGTTGATACAGACTCGCATCAATCGGAAAACCCAAGAAATGGGTATTAGAGAAAAAATGGTTAGGGTTAAGCCCTTCCTGCATTACTTGGTAACGCATAGTCAGGTAGCCACCAAACGCATTTTCAGAAACCGCTGCAATTGGCTTTCCGCTCAGTTGTTCAAACGAGATATACGGTGACATTCTTCTGACCACCAAGGCCGATCCGATACTGCGTGTGCTGCTCACACTTTGGTCGTCGTAGTTGTGGCTAGTCATAGTCGCCATCCAAGAGAGGTCATACTGACGCCCTAAACGAACCGCCTGGCCAGGATTAGTGATAACAAAATCGACCTCGACCTTCTTTACCGCTTCCGCCATCTCTTCCAAATTAAAAGGCTTGAGAACAAAGTGTTTTCCCGGAATACGCTCAGATAACCAATCCATTGTTGGTTGCCAGCGTTGTTGCGCTGCAAGTTTACCCCTGATAGCTAAAACACCAACTTCGATCGTCTGCTCTGATTCAATCGTATTTGTCGCTACCGAAACTGGTTCCGTTTGAGCAGCGAAACAAATACCTGCACTCAAACTCAGCCAGCACGTACTGATGAATGTAGTGAAGTTGCGAACAGTCACGGACATCTCTTTATTCAATCGGGTTACCTATTCAATGATTTCTCAATGCGTTGAAGCACTTTTAAATAAAGCATAACAGCTAGATAGCGAAAACCACATTTGTTCTAGATCAACTTTGATCTGGGAATGTGGAAATCCACAATACCCCGTGTAGGGTCAAAATCTGACAATGAGCTCAACAGAACCAATACCCATTTATAGGTACCAATATGGACTCATTGAAAAGACGGTTTCTCAGCCAGTTCGGCAAAGTTTCCGCTGGTGCTGCGCTCATTCCCATTACCGGAATCAACACCGCAGTTGCCAGTACAGCCATTCGCAACAACAACCAACCAGACCGTAAAGGCGAAGTGGGTAAACGCTACGCCATGGCGATTGATTTGCGTAAATGCGTAGGCTGTCAGGCATGTACTGTTGGCTGTAGCGTTGAAAACCAAGCACCGATTGGCCAGTTCAGAACCACCGTAAAACAGTATGAAGTCTCCCTTAATGATGGTTCAACAGATCAACAAGAGGTGAAGTCATTCATGCTGCCTCGCCTGTGTAACCACTGTGACAACGCACCGTGCATTAAAGTCTGTCCTGTTCAAGCCACCTTCCAACGTGTAGATGGCATTGTCATGGTCGATAACGAACGTTGCGTAGCTTGTGCTTATTGTGTTCAAGCCTGCCCTTACGATGCTCGCTTCATTAACCACGACACACTGACCGCCGACAAATGTACTTTCTGTGCACACCGCCTTGAAGATGGCTTGCTGCCCGCTTGTGTGGAAACCTGTGTCGGCGGCGCACGTGTAATCGGTGACCTTAAAGATCCAAACAGCGAAATCAACCGCCTGCTCAATGAAAATCAAGACGACATCAAGGTGCTTAAGCCAGAACAAAACACCAACCCACATGTTTTCTATATCGGCATGAACGAACGTTTCGTTAGCCATATCGAAGGGCAACCAGCGATCTATGATCCTGCCGCCATTGAGAACTCATCTTCTAGCAAACAAGGAGAAACAGCATGAATATCACCGAGGTGTTAGTTCCCGCTCAAGAGATTGCTTGGCTACCGTGGGCGGTTCAATATTTCTTCTACATTGGTTCAGCCTACGCGGCGGCTATTCTGTTTTTGATTGCCCTGATTTTCAAAAACTCGACCAGTCATCAATTCCGCTCAGCCCTTGTGCTTGTGATGGCCATTGGCGCAATTGTTGGACCATTGGCCCTTACTGGTGACTTACACCAACCTGGACGTGCGTGGCACTTCTACGCACACATCACGCCTTGGTCATGGATGTCACTGGGTTCTCTGTTTCTTCCTTTGTTCTCTGGTCTGGCTGTCGCGACGGCTTGGGTTTACTTGCGTGATGACATCGCACAACTTAAAGAGAATGAAAACCCGCTTCTAAAGCGCTTGTCTTGGTTAACCCTAGGCCAGTGGCAGGTTTCAGCAAAACTAATGATTGTACTCGCTGCTGTGACGGCCATTTCGGGTCTAAGCATCGCGCTCTATACAGGTGCCGAGATTGCAATCTTGGCGAGCCGACCGCTTTGGCATCAACCGGCTTCTCCGCTGCTTTGGTTTACGACTGCCTTTTTTGCTGCAACGGGCTTAACGCTGGTGATTTGGGCTTTGCTGCCTTCAAGCAAGCCAAGCTTAAAACCAACAGACCTTGCTCTGGTACAAAGAGCCATTACCTTAACAGGCGGCCTCGCCATCATTCTTACGTCGATTTGGGCTTCTAACCATGGTCACTTCAACCTTTATGAGGACGACGCTTGGGGCATTAATTTAGGCATCATGACCACCAGCATTTTGTTATGCATGATCTTGGTTCTACCTCTACAACGCTTATCTCAAAGCAAGTTAGGAATTATCTGTGTAGCACTTGCGACCATAGTTTCGGCATGGGCAGTACGCTGGGTAACCATGATGGAAGTTCAAACCATTCCACGTTTTGATGTAGGCGCATTCCCTTATGAACTGCCAATGGGTAGCTCAGGTTTACTTGGCATTGTCGGTATGTGTGGTCTCTGGTTAGCGCTTGCGTTGTTCGCTTCTGAAATCGTGTCTACTGGTTCTGGAACAAAAACAACATCAGCTAAATCAGCTCCAAAAACATCATCACCACTTAACCGCTCACATAGCTTGTAGTCTGAGGAATCATCATGGATAACAAACGTCGTCAATTTTTGAAAACAGGCCTTGCTGCCGGTGGTGTTGGAGCTTTTGCTGCAGGTTATGCGACAACGACAAAACACATGGTTCACGGTGCTATCGATGGCACTGCGGGCAAGAAAACTAAACACATCCATCACGGCAATTCGTTAGAGACGGAATACAGTGTCGATGAACAAGGTAAGATCTCGCCGAATCCAAATCAACGGGTAGCACCATCAATGTGTTTCGGTTGCTGGACACTGTGTAGCTTGCGTGTACGTATCGATAATCGCAATGACGAGATCTTACGTATCTCAGGTAACCCGTACCACCCGCTATCAAGTGATCAGCAAATCCCGTTCAAAACACCGGTAAAAGACGCCTACATTGGCTTGTCTGGAGAATCCGGTATCAATAACCGTTCGACAGCCTGCGCCCGTGGTAACGGCATGTTAGAGATTCAAAACAGCCCATACCGAATCACTCAACCGCTAAAACGTGTTGGTAAGCGTGGTGAAGGCAAGTGGGAACCAATCAGCTACGAGCAGCTAATCTCTGAGATCACTGAAGGGGGTGACTTGTTCGGTGAAGGCGAAGTGGAAGGCTTACGCTCGATTCGCGACATCGAAACACCGCTAGATCCAAACAACCCTGAATACGGACCAAAAGCCAACCAATTACTGGTGACGAATGCCGGTAATGAAGGCCGTGATGATATCTTGAAGCGCTTTGCATTCAACAGTTACGGTACACGTAATTTTGGTCACCACGGCTCTTACTGTGGCTATGCATTCCGGGCAGGTTCTGGTGCGATCATGAATGACTTGGACAAGTTCGCCCACTTAAAACCCGACTTTAACAACGCAGAATTCATTCTGTTCATCGGTATGTCTCCGGCTCAAGCGGGTAACCCGTTTAAGCGCCAAGCACGACAACTGGCTGAGGCTCGTACAAACGGAAAACTGAGCTACACCATAGTAACACCAAGCCTTCCTGCAGGATCGTCAAGCCTTGCAGCGGGTGATCGCAACAACTGGCTTCCGATCAAACCAGGCACCGATTCAGCACTAGTTCTGGGCATGATCCAATGGATCATCGAAAATCAGCGCTACAATCATGATTTCTTGTCTCGCCCGAGCGCACAAGCGATGAAAAAAGCAGGCACTACACACTGGTGTAATGCATCTCACCTAGTGATCAGCGACGAAACGCACCCACAAAATGGACGCATGCTTCGCGCATCGGATATTGGCTTGCTAGAAACAGGTGAACCGATGTCTGACGATGATGCATTTATCGCACTAGATGTGACAACGTCACTATTGGCACCAAATGTTCAGGTCGAAGAGGCGGCGTTATTTGTCGATCAAGACGTAGAAATTGGTGGCCAGCCTGTTCGTGTGAAGTCTTCTCTACAACGATTGAGAGAAGAAGCCTTCAAATATGACCTTGCTTATTACAGCGAGCAGTGTGAAATCCCACAAGATCAGATCATTGCACTGGCGAAACGCTTCACAAGCTACGGGACAAAAGCCGTCGTCGATACTCACGGTGGCAACATGCACACCAATGGCTTCTACAACTCGTTCTCAATTCTGATGCTAAACGCGCTGATCGGTAACATCAACGCGAAAGGTGGGGCGATGGCAAAAGCAGGTGGCTACCCAACTTCTGTTGCAGGCCCACGTTACGACTTTACCAAGTTCAAGGGTAAAACAAAGCCGCAAGGTGTATTCTTGTCTCGCAGCAAGTTCCCGTACCAAAAAACCAGCGAATACAAACGTCGCGTTGCAGCCGGTGAGTCACCCTACCCAACTCGCGCGCCTTGGTACCCAATCTCTGCGCCGCTTTTAACCGAGCATTTATCAGCAGCCATTGATGGCTACCCATATCGCGCCAAAGCGTGGATCAACCACATGGCCAATCCACTCTATGGCGTTCCGGGGCTAGATAACCTATTGGGCGAGAAGCTTAAAGATCCAAAACAGCTTGGTTTGATCGTCTCTATCGATGCCTTCATTAATGAAACCACAGCACTATCAGATTATCTTGTGCCTGACACAGTAACCTACGAGAGTTGGGGGATGGCAACACCGTGGCATGGTGTTGCAACTAAGGCGATCACTGCTCGTTGGCCGATTGTTGAGCCTAAAACCTCACGCACGCAAGACGGACGCGCCATTAATCTAGAGAACTTCTTTATTGATGTCGCGAAAGCGCTCGATCTAGGCGGCTTTGGTGATAATGCAATCAAAGACAGCCAAGGCAATTTGCACGGTATCCACAGTGCAGAAGACTTCTACCTGCGCTCTGCGGCGAACTTAGCATTTGCAAAAGGTGGCGTGCCGAATGTGGAAGCTGATGACATTGTTTGGTCTGGCCTAGAGCGTCTAATGCCTGTGATGAACAAAACGCTTAAGCCGGAGGAAATGCTCAAGGTGGCGTACATCTTTGCACGCGGCGGTCGTTTTGAGGACGCCACCAACGCCTACACCAATGACACCATGAAGTACAAATGGACCAAACCGTTGGCAATATGGAATGAAAAGCTCGGTACTTCTCGCAATACCATCAGTGGCGAGCAGTACATGGGTTGCCCAACGTGGCATCCACAAAAGCTTGCAGACGGCACGCCTTTAGCTGAGCAGTTCCCAACAAAAGAGTGGCCATTCACCCTAACTAACTTTAAGTCCAATGTTCACAGCGCGGTGTCTAACTTGTCACCACGCTTAGAATCTATCAAGGGTGTGAATCCGGTGTACATTCACCCGCAAGACGCCTCTTCAGCGGGCATCAAAACCGGTGACGTATTTACGATAGAAACGCCGAGCGCAACGACAAAAGCGTTGGCGATGGTGATTGATGGCATCAAACCGGGAACACTAGGCTTTGAACATGGCTTTGGCCATAAAGAGCTCGGTGAACGTGCGCACTGGATTGGCGACACACAACAACCAGTGAAGATGAAGTCCAACGATGGCGTTAACATTAATGATATTGGCTTAATTGACCCGACGAGAGAAGGCAAAGGCGTAATGCTAGATTGGGTAGTCGGCGCAGCAGCAAGACAGGCGCTACCTGCGAAGATCTACAAGGTCTAAGTCTCGATAACCTTCGTTCAATTAGAGGTAAGACAGAGCAACTTCATCATTCGGAGTTGCTCTTTTTCAGATACCTCATTCAACTAAAACCATCCTCTAACTATTCTTTTCACCGCTTCCCTTTCAGTTTTCAGCCTTACCTCCCTCAAGCAACTATGCTTACTTCTAAGGTAAAAACAGTCTGATTAAGCCTATTTACGTGAGACTCTCCTCAAGTTCCCAGTGAATTAATGTGGAAATCCACAATAGCGCGAGCAATCAATTATGTCGAAAATGCGTGCATTACAACCAATAGCGACGCCTCATGATTAAGCTGAATATAAAAACTCAAACTCTCACGCTTTGCATCGCTGCTTTAGGAAG
The window above is part of the Vibrio chagasii genome. Proteins encoded here:
- a CDS encoding response regulator, with product MSELHQTLPVYVVDDDESMRDSLVFLLEEHDFTVSAYQDGPSFLDAADLSAAGCVVLDSRMPEMRGQQVHELMLKAQSPLSVIYLTGHGDVPMAVEALQAGAVNFFQKPVKGSELAEAIKQGLAASEKQLHMNVYRQAYASLTEREIDILKQIIDGKRNQKIADELCIAVRTVEVHRASLMKKFSAKTVAELAYIYGQLT
- a CDS encoding 4Fe-4S dicluster domain-containing protein, which gives rise to MDSLKRRFLSQFGKVSAGAALIPITGINTAVASTAIRNNNQPDRKGEVGKRYAMAIDLRKCVGCQACTVGCSVENQAPIGQFRTTVKQYEVSLNDGSTDQQEVKSFMLPRLCNHCDNAPCIKVCPVQATFQRVDGIVMVDNERCVACAYCVQACPYDARFINHDTLTADKCTFCAHRLEDGLLPACVETCVGGARVIGDLKDPNSEINRLLNENQDDIKVLKPEQNTNPHVFYIGMNERFVSHIEGQPAIYDPAAIENSSSSKQGETA
- a CDS encoding sensor histidine kinase; translation: MTVRNFTTFISTCWLSLSAGICFAAQTEPVSVATNTIESEQTIEVGVLAIRGKLAAQQRWQPTMDWLSERIPGKHFVLKPFNLEEMAEAVKKVEVDFVITNPGQAVRLGRQYDLSWMATMTSHNYDDQSVSSTRSIGSALVVRRMSPYISFEQLSGKPIAAVSENAFGGYLTMRYQVMQEGLNPNHFFSNTHFLGFPIDASLYQLREGHIEAAVVPACLVENMISEGLLVADQYRIIGNQAPEGFRCQVSTPLYSNWSFAKTERASSSLAKQMSQVLFSMPKSSAPAIAANASGWTSPTSLLPIDKLYQQLDMHPLQQPWWKEALIWLKYNQQWAWAFFLLVVFLNVYHFWLEYKFSRSKKQLEATLNKLKSKSEQLEHSQRIAVVGELGSSLAHEINQPLAAIRNYSEGGLLRISKNKPITDIEPVFEKIQSQVDRADAIIQRLRNMIKKRSAEKSKTDIEQLLTDTIELLQFRLEQHQITIERYVVGQPIELYIDSVGLQQMIVNLINNATDACNAQQQRAMSDIDNKNAEPATIKVITEYQADKMMLSVIDNGTGLDFTEHQVTQAFVSSKENGLGLGLAICQDVIEDHSGKMTITSLTPHGCHVAVTLPFSLSNDS
- the nrfD gene encoding polysulfide reductase NrfD translates to MNITEVLVPAQEIAWLPWAVQYFFYIGSAYAAAILFLIALIFKNSTSHQFRSALVLVMAIGAIVGPLALTGDLHQPGRAWHFYAHITPWSWMSLGSLFLPLFSGLAVATAWVYLRDDIAQLKENENPLLKRLSWLTLGQWQVSAKLMIVLAAVTAISGLSIALYTGAEIAILASRPLWHQPASPLLWFTTAFFAATGLTLVIWALLPSSKPSLKPTDLALVQRAITLTGGLAIILTSIWASNHGHFNLYEDDAWGINLGIMTTSILLCMILVLPLQRLSQSKLGIICVALATIVSAWAVRWVTMMEVQTIPRFDVGAFPYELPMGSSGLLGIVGMCGLWLALALFASEIVSTGSGTKTTSAKSAPKTSSPLNRSHSL
- the ttrA gene encoding tetrathionate reductase subunit TtrA, whose protein sequence is MDNKRRQFLKTGLAAGGVGAFAAGYATTTKHMVHGAIDGTAGKKTKHIHHGNSLETEYSVDEQGKISPNPNQRVAPSMCFGCWTLCSLRVRIDNRNDEILRISGNPYHPLSSDQQIPFKTPVKDAYIGLSGESGINNRSTACARGNGMLEIQNSPYRITQPLKRVGKRGEGKWEPISYEQLISEITEGGDLFGEGEVEGLRSIRDIETPLDPNNPEYGPKANQLLVTNAGNEGRDDILKRFAFNSYGTRNFGHHGSYCGYAFRAGSGAIMNDLDKFAHLKPDFNNAEFILFIGMSPAQAGNPFKRQARQLAEARTNGKLSYTIVTPSLPAGSSSLAAGDRNNWLPIKPGTDSALVLGMIQWIIENQRYNHDFLSRPSAQAMKKAGTTHWCNASHLVISDETHPQNGRMLRASDIGLLETGEPMSDDDAFIALDVTTSLLAPNVQVEEAALFVDQDVEIGGQPVRVKSSLQRLREEAFKYDLAYYSEQCEIPQDQIIALAKRFTSYGTKAVVDTHGGNMHTNGFYNSFSILMLNALIGNINAKGGAMAKAGGYPTSVAGPRYDFTKFKGKTKPQGVFLSRSKFPYQKTSEYKRRVAAGESPYPTRAPWYPISAPLLTEHLSAAIDGYPYRAKAWINHMANPLYGVPGLDNLLGEKLKDPKQLGLIVSIDAFINETTALSDYLVPDTVTYESWGMATPWHGVATKAITARWPIVEPKTSRTQDGRAINLENFFIDVAKALDLGGFGDNAIKDSQGNLHGIHSAEDFYLRSAANLAFAKGGVPNVEADDIVWSGLERLMPVMNKTLKPEEMLKVAYIFARGGRFEDATNAYTNDTMKYKWTKPLAIWNEKLGTSRNTISGEQYMGCPTWHPQKLADGTPLAEQFPTKEWPFTLTNFKSNVHSAVSNLSPRLESIKGVNPVYIHPQDASSAGIKTGDVFTIETPSATTKALAMVIDGIKPGTLGFEHGFGHKELGERAHWIGDTQQPVKMKSNDGVNINDIGLIDPTREGKGVMLDWVVGAAARQALPAKIYKV